The Candidatus Nitrosocosmicus franklandus genome contains a region encoding:
- a CDS encoding alpha/beta fold hydrolase codes for MLNGFQIRYLKSEKYRSSKKKKILFIHGLGSSSDRWGDIPDALSRYFYPIVAVDLLGFGSSDKPVTLEYTIENFSKFITDVIACKRIWKNDSIDSDGEGDDNYKTTIIGHSLGGYIAAKAAIDDQDLIEKLVLIDSSGMLNEPTPILEQYLNAALNPSFENVKSVFEKMLGNPTLLNSTLIDGFIKRIKLTGAKHAFESAFENSTKKHIEISELQSIDNIPALIIWGAIDNVIPVTHSKQFKEIFKNSNLQIIENTGHAPFSEKPSIVFDMIRIFLTNNR; via the coding sequence ATGCTAAATGGTTTCCAGATAAGGTACCTGAAATCTGAAAAATACAGGAGTTCGAAAAAGAAAAAAATCTTATTTATCCATGGTCTAGGTTCATCCTCAGATAGATGGGGAGATATCCCTGATGCTTTATCAAGATATTTTTATCCAATAGTGGCTGTTGATCTTTTAGGATTTGGTAGTAGTGATAAGCCAGTAACACTAGAATACACTATTGAGAACTTTAGCAAATTCATTACAGACGTCATTGCTTGTAAACGAATTTGGAAAAATGATAGTATCGATAGTGATGGTGAGGGTGATGATAATTACAAAACAACAATAATAGGCCATTCACTGGGCGGATATATAGCCGCAAAAGCAGCCATAGACGACCAAGACCTAATAGAGAAACTCGTTCTCATAGATTCCTCGGGAATGCTAAATGAACCAACCCCTATACTGGAACAATACCTAAACGCTGCATTAAACCCATCCTTTGAAAATGTTAAGAGCGTGTTCGAAAAGATGCTCGGAAATCCGACGCTCCTCAATTCTACTCTCATTGATGGCTTTATAAAGAGAATTAAACTGACGGGGGCAAAACACGCATTTGAATCAGCTTTTGAAAATAGTACAAAAAAGCATATCGAAATTTCGGAGTTACAAAGTATTGACAATATACCAGCCCTAATTATATGGGGTGCTATTGATAACGTAATTCCGGTTACACATTCCAAACAATTTAAAGAGATATTTAAAAATAGTAATCTTCAAATCATAGAAAATACAGGG